The Inediibacterium massiliense genome includes the window TGTTCATCCTCTTTTCTCAAGGTAGTATATTGCTCAGTTACATAAAGCGTGCTCATTTCTATCACCTCTTCTTCTTTAGTAGTTCTACTTCCATCGGTAAACAAATTTTGTTTATACTACAATATTTGCATCTATTATCGTTAACTCCTTCTGGTATATACATACTTATATACAACTCTTTTATATCATTGATCGTTTTAATAATGTGCTGTTTTATCTGATTACTTATTCTAACTTCTACTCTTTCTTTTGATCCTACATAATATATATATCCTTTGTGTATAGGTTTTTTTAACTTTTCCTCTAATACCATGGCTTGAAGTGCTAGTTGATATTTATCATTTTTCCATATACCCTTTTTCCCTTTTTTGTATTCTACTGGATATATTTCATCCTCATATTGCTCCACAGTATCTACTTTTACTACAACTCCTAAATTTTCTGATATGATCTTAACACTTTTATATATTGTTTTTCCTCTTCTTTCCTCCTCCCCAAATTCATCTACATTTTCATGTACTTGATCTCCTAATATGGTATGTACATTACTTTCAAATTCTTGTTGAACATATTCATAATAGCACCGTCTTGGACAGTATAGATAAGTATTCACCGCACTTGCTTCAATATTAAAAGAATCCTTATCTACTTCTTCAACGCTATACATTGCCCCATCCCCATTCCTGTTTTGTATCCTATACCTACATAAGATGCTACTGCAAATAGCTTTTCAAGATGATCTTGAATTTTTTTATTTGGATGCTTAATTCTTATATTTACATTCCCACAAAACCCTGTTATTGTAAATTTTCTATACTTCGCTATTTCAGTTTTTATATTAAAACCTTCAATAATTATATATTTTTCTAATTCATCAAATACTTGTATATCTTTTATTTCTGTTTTATAGGCATCACAATAACTTTTATTTAAATTGCTAAAAATTTTTTTAGGATCTGGTAATGGGTATTGGATAGGATTTACTCTAAATGTAGTAGGTGTTATAAATTTTAAAACCCCTCTTGTTATTTTTTCCTGTTGTAGCATGTCTTCTGATATAGTCTTACAATTTACTTCTTCAATCATCAAATA containing:
- the cas4 gene encoding CRISPR-associated protein Cas4; the encoded protein is MYSVEEVDKDSFNIEASAVNTYLYCPRRCYYEYVQQEFESNVHTILGDQVHENVDEFGEEERRGKTIYKSVKIISENLGVVVKVDTVEQYEDEIYPVEYKKGKKGIWKNDKYQLALQAMVLEEKLKKPIHKGYIYYVGSKERVEVRISNQIKQHIIKTINDIKELYISMYIPEGVNDNRCKYCSINKICLPMEVELLKKKR
- the cas6 gene encoding CRISPR-associated endoribonuclease Cas6; translation: MLTYWTIYFRNTEKIINTIDNARIWHGIFFDILKQYDKEIADKYHDQGKKQSFSISPILCDTQSHVKYFEKNTLLKVNISLLTNEIYSGLFEFIKKNNKIPFAKGYLMIEEVNCKTISEDMLQQEKITRGVLKFITPTTFRVNPIQYPLPDPKKIFSNLNKSYCDAYKTEIKDIQVFDELEKYIIIEGFNIKTEIAKYRKFTITGFCGNVNIRIKHPNKKIQDHLEKLFAVASYVGIGYKTGMGMGQCIALKK